In Paeniglutamicibacter kerguelensis, one genomic interval encodes:
- a CDS encoding ABC transporter permease, protein MSENPLPELIEPTDTVKRVRVGKVSTRKIDHFVAPLEETPLQSVDKIDETVAPLSMWAQAWRSLRTRPLFIISALMIILVITVAAFPGLFTQTDPTACSLSNARKGPEPGHPLGFTFQGCDIYARIIIGTRASVLVGLFTTIAVVIIGGTFGALAGYYGGWLDSVLARLGDIFFALPLILGAIVIMQLPAFRDSKSIWTVIITLTIFGWPQLARITRGAVIEAKNADYVMASRSLGLSKFKTLLKHVVPNSLAPIIVVATISLGTYIVAEATLSFLGVGLPDSIMSWGSDISDAQISLRNNPQILMWPALALCMTVLSFIMLGDAVRDALDPRARKG, encoded by the coding sequence ATGTCTGAGAATCCACTTCCCGAATTGATTGAACCGACCGACACCGTCAAGCGTGTGCGTGTCGGAAAAGTGTCCACGCGCAAGATCGATCATTTTGTTGCCCCGCTTGAGGAAACCCCATTGCAGTCCGTCGACAAGATCGACGAGACGGTCGCACCCCTGAGCATGTGGGCGCAGGCCTGGCGGTCGCTGCGGACCCGGCCACTGTTCATCATCTCCGCCCTGATGATCATCCTCGTTATCACTGTCGCGGCGTTCCCCGGCCTGTTCACCCAAACCGATCCGACGGCTTGCTCGCTGTCGAATGCGCGAAAGGGCCCGGAGCCCGGACATCCCCTGGGTTTCACGTTCCAAGGCTGCGACATTTACGCGCGCATCATCATCGGTACGCGTGCCTCGGTGCTTGTCGGCCTGTTCACGACGATCGCGGTGGTCATCATCGGCGGCACGTTCGGCGCGTTGGCCGGTTACTACGGTGGTTGGCTGGACTCCGTCCTGGCCCGCCTCGGAGACATCTTCTTCGCACTGCCGTTGATCCTTGGTGCCATCGTCATCATGCAGCTTCCGGCATTCCGAGACAGCAAGAGCATTTGGACGGTCATCATCACATTGACGATATTCGGATGGCCGCAGTTGGCCCGCATCACCCGAGGTGCCGTCATCGAGGCAAAGAATGCGGACTATGTCATGGCCTCTCGGTCGCTTGGGCTCTCAAAGTTCAAAACGCTGCTGAAGCACGTGGTGCCAAATTCCCTTGCGCCGATCATCGTGGTGGCCACGATTTCCCTGGGTACCTATATCGTGGCCGAGGCCACGTTGTCCTTCCTGGGCGTTGGACTGCCAGATAGCATCATGAGCTGGGGAAGTGACATTTCCGATGCCCAGATTTCCCTTCGCAACAATCCTCAGATCCTCATGTGGCCGGCCCTTGCATTGTGCATGACCGTCTTGAGCTTCATCATGCTCGGCGACGCGGTGCGCGATGCGCTGGATCCAAGGGCACGTAAGGGATAG
- a CDS encoding ABC transporter ATP-binding protein has product MTELLKDSSVNAIAEDRPLLEIKNLAITFSTPEGPIEAVRNANLTIMPGETVAIVGESGSGKSTTALSAIGLLPSNGRVSGGQIIFDGEDITHASEKRIVELRGSSIGMVPQDPMSNLNPVWKIGFQVEETLRANGLAGGNAKERVAQVLSEAGLPNAASRANQYPHEFSGGMRQRALIAIGLACRPRLLIADEPTSALDVTVQQQILDHLDTMTSELGTAVLLITHDLGLAAERAEKVVVMYKGQVVESGPALELLRNPKHPYTQRLVASAPSLASKRLQSQPVEVAEQVNAVAKPEHSLKTDDVLEIKDLTKVFKIRKGMGRHEEFTAVDNVSLEVKRGTTTAIVGESGSGKSTVAQMVLNLLTPTSGSITFDGQLMTDQPESQLFKFRRRVQPIFQDPYGSLDPMYSIYRTIEEPLRIHGIGDSKSRQSRVKELLGQVSMPASTMHRFPNELSGGQRQRIAIARALALQPEMIICDEAVSALDVLVQAQILNLLNTLQEELGLTYLFITHDLAVVREIADNVCVMKNGRIVERATTDEVFNNPQSDYTRNLLGAIPGATLLL; this is encoded by the coding sequence ATGACTGAACTATTAAAGGATTCATCCGTGAATGCAATAGCCGAGGACCGGCCGCTTCTCGAAATCAAAAACCTGGCCATCACCTTCTCAACTCCGGAGGGGCCGATCGAGGCGGTGCGCAACGCGAACCTGACGATCATGCCCGGGGAAACGGTTGCCATCGTGGGCGAGTCCGGCTCGGGCAAATCCACCACGGCGCTCTCCGCCATCGGATTGCTGCCGAGCAACGGCCGGGTGTCCGGCGGCCAGATCATCTTTGACGGCGAGGACATCACCCACGCCAGCGAAAAGCGCATCGTCGAGCTGCGTGGCAGCTCCATCGGCATGGTTCCGCAGGATCCGATGTCCAACTTGAATCCCGTGTGGAAAATCGGTTTCCAGGTGGAGGAAACGTTGAGGGCCAACGGGCTGGCCGGGGGCAACGCGAAGGAACGCGTCGCGCAGGTGCTGTCGGAGGCAGGCCTGCCAAATGCCGCATCCCGCGCAAACCAGTACCCGCACGAGTTCTCCGGCGGCATGCGCCAGCGCGCGTTGATCGCCATCGGCCTGGCCTGCCGCCCGCGCCTGCTGATCGCCGACGAACCCACCAGCGCCTTGGACGTGACCGTCCAGCAGCAGATCCTGGACCACCTGGACACCATGACCAGCGAGCTGGGCACGGCGGTCCTGCTGATCACCCACGACCTCGGCCTGGCCGCGGAACGCGCGGAAAAAGTCGTGGTCATGTACAAGGGGCAGGTGGTCGAATCGGGGCCCGCACTGGAACTCCTGCGCAACCCGAAGCACCCCTACACGCAACGCCTTGTTGCCTCGGCGCCGTCGCTGGCGTCCAAGCGCCTGCAATCGCAGCCGGTTGAAGTCGCCGAGCAAGTGAATGCGGTCGCCAAGCCCGAGCACTCGCTGAAGACCGATGACGTGCTTGAGATCAAGGACCTGACGAAGGTCTTCAAGATCCGCAAGGGCATGGGCCGCCACGAAGAGTTCACCGCGGTGGACAACGTTTCCCTTGAGGTCAAGCGCGGCACCACCACGGCAATCGTGGGGGAGTCGGGTTCCGGCAAGTCGACGGTGGCGCAGATGGTGTTGAACCTGCTGACGCCCACGTCGGGTTCCATCACCTTCGACGGGCAGCTGATGACCGACCAGCCCGAATCGCAGCTCTTCAAGTTCAGGCGCCGCGTGCAGCCGATCTTCCAGGACCCCTATGGTTCCCTGGATCCGATGTACAGCATCTACCGCACCATTGAGGAGCCGCTCCGCATCCACGGGATCGGCGACAGCAAGTCGCGGCAGAGCCGGGTCAAGGAACTGCTCGGGCAGGTGTCGATGCCCGCTTCAACCATGCACCGGTTCCCCAATGAGCTCTCCGGCGGACAGCGCCAGCGCATCGCCATTGCCAGGGCCTTGGCGTTGCAACCGGAGATGATCATCTGCGACGAGGCCGTCTCGGCGTTGGACGTGCTGGTGCAGGCGCAAATCCTGAACCTGCTCAACACGCTGCAAGAAGAGCTCGGCCTGACGTACCTGTTCATCACCCACGACCTGGCGGTCGTGCGCGAGATCGCCGATAACGTGTGCGTGATGAAGAACGGGCGCATCGTGGAACGGGCAACGACCGACGAGGTCTTCAACAACCCGCAAAGCGACTACACGCGCAACCTGCTTGGTGCCATCCCCGGGGCCACGCTGCTGCTTTAG
- a CDS encoding ABC transporter family substrate-binding protein has product MRVQRISKAVAVGAALALALTACAPGGPAEPTGSAAPSANAVGTNTVEPANSGLADLGDVTTKDDTIKVTVGAPDFIGYNSLTPQTYSTYNSAITDRVLSSFSYFGTDGKIYQNKDLGSYEKVSDDPLTIKYTIAENAKWSDGTPITTADAVLAWGTQNANLKNAKKTPLFDSVSADLGDTVPKGPEGAPDSKEFTVTFKNPDPDWQIQTWMTTPAHVVAKQGGLSTADLVEGIRSGDAAKITKAAEFWNTGWTTKPGALPAAELIPSSGPYKLKSWNAGESVTLEANDAYYGTPAATKTLTFRFLADDAMVQALDNGELNAIAPQPTIDTLAQLKKLGEKVNIQQGDTMTWEHLDFNFGEKAAFKDSLELREAFAKCVPRQEIVDNLIKPLNPEAQVLNAREVFPFQESYKDVVGAAYDGRYDTVDVEGAKKILEEQNAVGTKVRIGYSAPNPRRANQVAMIKSSCDAAGFDVVDAGDPKFFAPGGTQERGDYDVALFAWAGSGQITSGQNIYATGKPQNYGKFSNKEVDEAWTRLATSMDPAVHLTETKNIEKLLWDNLFGIPVFAHPGLSASSADVKNVRHTATQSQIVWNADQWVRAE; this is encoded by the coding sequence ATGCGTGTTCAGCGTATTTCGAAGGCTGTCGCAGTAGGTGCTGCGCTCGCACTGGCACTCACCGCTTGTGCACCTGGCGGCCCGGCTGAGCCAACCGGTTCGGCAGCACCATCGGCAAATGCCGTTGGCACAAATACCGTAGAGCCGGCAAACAGTGGCCTCGCCGATCTTGGCGACGTTACGACCAAGGATGACACCATCAAGGTCACTGTGGGTGCCCCCGATTTCATCGGCTACAACTCGCTGACACCACAGACCTACAGCACTTACAACTCGGCCATTACTGACCGTGTACTGTCATCCTTCTCGTACTTCGGCACCGATGGCAAGATCTACCAGAACAAGGACCTTGGTTCCTACGAAAAGGTCAGCGACGATCCGCTGACAATCAAGTACACCATTGCCGAAAACGCGAAGTGGTCCGACGGCACCCCGATCACCACGGCCGACGCCGTTCTGGCCTGGGGCACCCAGAATGCAAACCTGAAGAATGCAAAGAAGACCCCGCTCTTCGACTCTGTCTCAGCAGACCTGGGTGACACCGTTCCCAAGGGTCCTGAGGGCGCGCCTGATTCCAAGGAATTCACCGTCACCTTCAAGAACCCGGATCCGGACTGGCAGATCCAGACCTGGATGACCACTCCGGCGCACGTCGTTGCCAAGCAGGGCGGCCTGTCCACGGCCGATCTGGTTGAAGGCATCCGTTCGGGCGACGCGGCCAAGATCACCAAGGCCGCTGAATTCTGGAACACCGGTTGGACCACCAAGCCTGGCGCGCTTCCCGCAGCCGAGCTGATCCCGTCCTCCGGCCCATACAAGCTCAAGAGCTGGAATGCCGGCGAATCGGTCACGCTGGAAGCCAACGATGCCTACTACGGCACCCCGGCCGCCACCAAGACCCTGACCTTCCGCTTCCTCGCGGATGATGCAATGGTCCAGGCGTTGGACAACGGCGAACTGAACGCCATTGCCCCGCAGCCGACCATTGATACCCTGGCGCAGCTGAAGAAGCTCGGCGAAAAGGTAAACATTCAGCAGGGTGACACCATGACCTGGGAACACTTGGACTTCAACTTCGGTGAAAAGGCGGCCTTCAAGGACAGCCTGGAACTGCGTGAGGCATTCGCCAAGTGCGTTCCGCGCCAGGAAATCGTTGACAACCTGATCAAGCCGCTGAACCCGGAAGCTCAGGTCCTCAACGCCCGCGAAGTCTTCCCGTTCCAGGAAAGCTACAAGGACGTTGTCGGAGCCGCTTACGACGGCCGCTACGACACGGTTGACGTCGAGGGTGCCAAGAAGATCCTCGAGGAGCAGAACGCCGTCGGCACAAAGGTTCGTATCGGCTACTCCGCTCCGAACCCGCGCCGTGCCAACCAGGTCGCAATGATCAAGTCATCCTGTGACGCCGCAGGCTTCGACGTCGTTGATGCAGGCGATCCGAAGTTCTTCGCACCGGGCGGCACCCAGGAGCGCGGCGACTACGACGTTGCCCTGTTCGCTTGGGCCGGCTCCGGCCAGATCACTTCCGGCCAGAACATCTATGCCACCGGCAAGCCACAGAACTACGGCAAGTTCTCCAACAAGGAAGTTGACGAGGCATGGACCCGTCTTGCAACCTCCATGGATCCGGCCGTTCACCTGACCGAAACCAAGAACATCGAGAAGCTGCTGTGGGACAACCTCTTCGGCATCCCGGTATTCGCCCACCCCGGACTGTCCGCCTCCTCGGCTGACGTCAAGAACGTGCGCCACACCGCCACCCAGTCGCAGATCGTCTGGAACGCGGATCAGTGGGTCCGCGCTGAGTAA
- a CDS encoding ABC transporter permease yields MLKFIIKRLGASLGILLAASFLLYVLVINSGDPLGNLRESSAENRDYLMAQRSAYMNLDQPWYLRYWDWLMGVGKCFALQCDLGTNVQGVEVSGLLGAAASSTLRLVILATVLAAIFGIAIGVLTAVRQYSGLDYGVTFLTFLFFSLPVFWAAVMLKEYMAIGYNNWIKEPSITPLQTIVVAVLFGLLMQVFLGGSVKRRIATFAVSAAFVGVAIPYLLWLNFFRYPQLGLVGIVVLSLAVALSGTAMTVGVRNKAVLYPALITVGLGIIFYYATFSILEAPSTPVLIIGGVLSMAIPGAIGYYMGGRVRKVAMWVSAFTGLAFAGLTVIDHIFRAWPGFLQLKPRPVGTIGSQTPDFMGSFWEVFLDRGAQLLLPTILLAVISLASYSRYTRTSMLEVGQQDYIRTARSKGLGERTVIFRHAFRNALIPIATIAAFDFAGLIGGAVITEAVFGWKGMGEMFRTGLTAVDPAPVMAFFLVTGTAAVLFNMLADIFYALLDPRIRI; encoded by the coding sequence GTGCTGAAATTTATCATCAAAAGGCTCGGGGCCTCGTTGGGCATTTTGCTCGCCGCCTCATTCCTTCTCTACGTATTGGTGATCAACTCCGGGGATCCACTCGGTAACCTGCGTGAGAGTTCCGCCGAAAACCGGGACTACCTCATGGCGCAACGCAGTGCGTACATGAATCTGGACCAGCCCTGGTACCTGAGGTACTGGGATTGGCTCATGGGCGTTGGCAAGTGCTTTGCACTGCAATGCGACCTCGGGACCAATGTCCAGGGAGTTGAGGTTTCCGGATTGCTCGGCGCCGCAGCATCCTCCACGTTGCGCCTGGTCATCCTGGCCACGGTGCTGGCAGCCATCTTCGGCATTGCCATCGGCGTGCTCACCGCCGTTCGACAGTACTCGGGCCTGGACTACGGCGTCACCTTCCTGACCTTCTTGTTCTTCTCCCTGCCGGTCTTCTGGGCCGCGGTCATGCTCAAGGAATACATGGCCATCGGCTACAACAACTGGATCAAGGAACCCTCGATCACGCCGCTTCAAACGATTGTCGTGGCGGTGCTCTTCGGTCTCCTCATGCAGGTGTTCCTGGGCGGCAGCGTCAAGCGCCGTATCGCCACCTTCGCAGTGTCGGCGGCCTTCGTCGGAGTGGCAATCCCGTACTTGCTGTGGCTGAACTTCTTCCGCTACCCGCAACTGGGATTGGTCGGCATCGTCGTCCTCTCCCTGGCCGTTGCCCTCAGCGGCACCGCCATGACCGTGGGCGTGCGAAACAAGGCGGTGCTCTACCCGGCATTGATCACCGTGGGCCTGGGCATCATCTTCTACTACGCAACCTTCTCCATCCTCGAGGCGCCCAGCACCCCGGTGCTGATCATTGGCGGCGTGCTATCGATGGCCATCCCCGGCGCCATCGGCTACTACATGGGCGGCCGGGTCCGAAAGGTCGCCATGTGGGTTAGCGCCTTCACCGGCCTTGCCTTTGCCGGCCTGACGGTCATCGACCACATCTTCCGCGCCTGGCCCGGTTTCCTGCAGCTCAAGCCGCGCCCGGTGGGCACCATCGGTTCGCAGACCCCGGACTTCATGGGCAGCTTCTGGGAAGTCTTCCTGGACAGGGGGGCCCAGCTGCTGCTCCCGACGATCCTGCTCGCAGTGATCTCGCTGGCCAGCTACTCCCGCTACACCCGAACCTCGATGCTTGAAGTCGGGCAGCAGGACTACATTCGCACGGCCCGCTCCAAGGGCCTGGGTGAACGCACCGTGATCTTCCGCCATGCCTTCCGCAACGCTTTGATCCCGATCGCCACCATCGCGGCCTTCGACTTCGCGGGCCTGATCGGCGGAGCTGTCATCACCGAGGCAGTCTTCGGCTGGAAGGGCATGGGCGAAATGTTCCGCACCGGCCTGACCGCCGTGGACCCGGCGCCGGTCATGGCCTTCTTCTTGGTCACCGGAACCGCAGCTGTTCTCTTCAACATGCTTGCGGACATCTTCTATGCGCTCCTAGACCCGAGGATCCGGATATGA
- a CDS encoding ABC transporter permease, translated as MSAHQNNEELRGSSSMISEMEPNEQQLVSLVEVEDAELAQKATESKSQGQLIRRRFLNHKPAIISSIILVFITVVAFSSIGFAGIPGWWHHSYLKSGPLVNGGAPTLSLLPTWLGGSGITLGEHPFGQDDTGKDYFALVMRGTQKSIIIAVVVGAISTFIGAIIGALAGYFRGWVDEVLMRITDLFIVIPLLVLAAVLGQMAGKSTNSILALAFVLGLVTWTGLARLVRGEVLTLREREYVAAAQAMGSTTSRVIFKHLLPNTVGVIVVNATFAIAGAILLETSLSYLGFGVKAPESSLGLLISQYQNAFTSRPWLFWWPGMIIVAIALSVNFLGDGLRDAFDPRQTRKAKRRKKKELS; from the coding sequence ATGAGCGCGCACCAGAACAACGAAGAGCTACGAGGTTCATCGAGCATGATTTCCGAAATGGAGCCAAACGAGCAGCAGCTCGTTTCCCTGGTCGAGGTAGAAGACGCGGAGCTGGCCCAAAAGGCCACCGAGTCCAAGAGCCAAGGCCAACTGATCCGCCGCCGCTTCCTGAATCACAAGCCGGCGATCATCTCATCGATCATCCTGGTCTTCATCACGGTGGTTGCCTTCAGCTCCATCGGGTTTGCGGGCATCCCGGGCTGGTGGCACCATAGCTACCTGAAATCCGGCCCCCTCGTCAACGGCGGCGCCCCGACCCTGAGCCTGCTGCCGACCTGGCTGGGCGGCAGCGGCATCACCTTAGGTGAACACCCGTTCGGGCAGGACGACACGGGCAAGGACTACTTTGCCTTGGTCATGCGCGGCACCCAAAAGTCCATCATCATCGCCGTGGTTGTAGGCGCCATCTCCACCTTCATCGGTGCTATCATCGGCGCCCTGGCCGGCTACTTCCGCGGCTGGGTCGACGAGGTGCTGATGCGCATCACCGACCTGTTCATCGTGATCCCGCTGTTGGTCTTGGCCGCGGTCCTGGGCCAGATGGCCGGAAAGTCCACCAACTCCATCTTGGCGCTCGCATTTGTGCTGGGACTGGTGACCTGGACGGGATTGGCCCGCCTGGTGCGCGGCGAAGTCCTGACCCTGCGCGAACGCGAATACGTCGCAGCGGCACAGGCCATGGGCTCGACAACCAGCCGGGTGATCTTCAAGCACCTGCTGCCGAACACCGTTGGCGTGATCGTCGTGAACGCGACCTTCGCCATCGCCGGCGCCATTCTGCTTGAAACCTCGCTGAGTTACCTCGGCTTCGGCGTGAAAGCGCCGGAATCATCCCTGGGCCTGCTCATCAGCCAGTACCAGAACGCATTCACCTCCCGCCCGTGGCTGTTCTGGTGGCCGGGCATGATCATCGTCGCCATCGCCCTGAGCGTGAACTTCCTGGGCGACGGATTGCGCGATGCGTTCGACCCCCGCCAGACCCGCAAGGCAAAGCGCCGCAAGAAGAAGGAACTCTCATGA
- a CDS encoding ABC transporter ATP-binding protein codes for MSIQVPVKGTTGTALSFENLNVVFDTEFSEVHAVKGLTLEVFPGEVVALVGESGSGKSVTSTAAMGLLPSNANITGKALVGGVNVVGMPEAKMRKMRATEIAMVFQEPMTALNPVLTVERQLTESLELHGLAYGREATARAIELLEMVGIPEPAKRIKQYPHQFSGGQRQRIVIAMAISCDPKVIIADEPTTALDVTVQAEILDLLRELKDKLNTGILLITHNMGVVADLADRVAVMFRGSLVETGTVEQVLNAPQHPYTQKLLASVPRLEAVAVDGSWVAEPVVAVEPERKLVLEAKNLVLEYDMRGSKFRAVDDVSFEIARGEILGIVGESGSGKSTVAKAVLGLLPVASGRLAVQGSDLTKLRPKAARAVRAKMGVIFQDPAASLNPRFPIGDCITEPMVVHKVGSRAERVKRAKELLEAVHLPASVINRYPHELSGGQRQRVCIARALTLDPELLIADEPTSALDVSVQAAVLEMIQELQERYEFACLFVSHDLAVVDLLAHSVVVMKSGKAIEQGRVSDVLHAPKEEYTRKLLAAAPVPEPGEQAVRREARRLLMDLENGN; via the coding sequence ATGAGCATCCAAGTACCGGTGAAAGGCACAACCGGCACGGCACTGAGCTTCGAGAATCTCAATGTCGTATTCGATACGGAATTTTCCGAGGTCCACGCGGTCAAGGGACTCACCCTTGAGGTGTTCCCCGGCGAAGTCGTGGCACTGGTCGGCGAATCGGGTTCCGGCAAGTCCGTGACCTCCACCGCCGCCATGGGCCTGCTGCCCTCGAACGCGAACATCACCGGCAAGGCGCTTGTCGGCGGCGTCAACGTCGTCGGTATGCCCGAGGCCAAGATGCGCAAGATGCGCGCCACCGAAATCGCCATGGTCTTCCAGGAGCCCATGACCGCGTTGAACCCGGTGCTGACGGTCGAGCGCCAACTCACCGAGTCCCTCGAGCTGCACGGCCTTGCCTACGGCAGGGAAGCAACCGCTCGCGCCATCGAATTGCTTGAGATGGTCGGCATCCCGGAACCGGCCAAGCGCATCAAGCAGTACCCGCACCAGTTCTCCGGCGGCCAGCGCCAGCGCATCGTGATCGCCATGGCGATCTCCTGCGACCCGAAGGTCATCATCGCTGATGAGCCGACCACCGCGCTCGACGTGACGGTGCAGGCCGAGATCCTGGACCTGCTGCGCGAGCTCAAGGACAAGCTGAACACCGGCATCCTGCTGATCACCCACAACATGGGCGTGGTGGCCGACCTGGCCGACCGCGTGGCAGTGATGTTCCGCGGTTCCCTGGTCGAAACCGGCACGGTGGAACAGGTGCTCAATGCGCCGCAGCACCCGTACACGCAGAAGCTGCTCGCCTCGGTTCCGCGCCTCGAGGCGGTGGCCGTTGACGGCAGCTGGGTCGCCGAGCCCGTTGTGGCCGTCGAGCCGGAGCGCAAGCTCGTGCTTGAAGCCAAGAACCTGGTGCTGGAATACGACATGCGCGGAAGCAAGTTCCGCGCCGTTGACGATGTTTCGTTCGAGATTGCCCGAGGGGAGATCCTGGGCATCGTCGGTGAATCGGGTTCCGGCAAGTCCACCGTGGCCAAGGCCGTGCTGGGCCTGCTTCCCGTGGCCTCGGGACGCCTGGCGGTGCAGGGCAGCGACCTGACCAAGTTGCGGCCCAAGGCCGCACGCGCGGTGCGCGCCAAGATGGGCGTGATCTTCCAGGACCCGGCGGCCTCGCTGAACCCGCGGTTCCCGATCGGCGACTGCATCACCGAACCCATGGTGGTGCACAAGGTCGGAAGCCGCGCAGAACGCGTCAAGCGCGCCAAGGAGTTGCTTGAGGCGGTGCACCTGCCGGCCTCGGTCATCAACCGCTACCCGCACGAGCTCTCCGGCGGCCAGCGCCAGCGCGTGTGCATCGCACGCGCCCTGACCCTGGATCCCGAGTTGCTGATCGCCGACGAGCCGACCAGCGCGTTGGACGTTTCGGTTCAGGCCGCGGTGCTGGAGATGATCCAGGAACTGCAGGAACGCTACGAGTTCGCCTGCCTGTTTGTCAGCCACGACCTGGCCGTCGTGGACCTGTTGGCACACTCGGTGGTTGTCATGAAGTCCGGCAAGGCGATCGAGCAGGGTCGCGTCAGCGACGTCCTGCACGCGCCCAAGGAAGAGTACACGCGCAAGCTGCTTGCGGCGGCCCCGGTTCCGGAGCCCGGTGAGCAGGCAGTTCGCCGCGAGGCCCGCCGCTTGCTCATGGATTTGGAAAACGGGAACTGA
- a CDS encoding GNAT family N-acetyltransferase, with protein sequence MQLRPIQPEDLDQFFEHQQDPEANLMAAFTARNPADRGVFDHHWNLILKDPSVIVRTIEHEGEVAGSILLFENEEVPEISFWTARRFWGKGITTSAVDTFLAEYTARPLRARVPQDNIGSIKVLERRGFKVIDEDSDFSNARAAVVKEFIMELV encoded by the coding sequence GTGCAGCTACGGCCCATACAGCCAGAAGACCTTGACCAGTTCTTCGAACACCAGCAGGATCCCGAGGCCAACCTCATGGCGGCGTTCACGGCGCGCAACCCGGCCGACCGTGGCGTTTTCGACCACCACTGGAACCTGATCCTGAAGGACCCCTCGGTCATCGTGCGCACCATTGAGCATGAAGGCGAGGTGGCGGGTTCGATTCTGCTCTTTGAAAACGAAGAAGTTCCGGAGATCAGTTTCTGGACCGCCCGCCGCTTCTGGGGCAAGGGAATCACCACGTCGGCAGTCGACACCTTCCTGGCCGAATACACCGCACGCCCGCTGCGTGCCCGGGTCCCGCAAGACAACATCGGGTCCATCAAGGTCCTGGAACGACGTGGTTTCAAGGTCATCGATGAGGACTCCGATTTCTCCAACGCCCGCGCAGCGGTCGTCAAGGAATTCATCATGGAGCTGGTCTAG